CATCGGGAATGCGAAAGGTGCCCTCTACCGAGGCGCGCTCGTCACCGGCGCGGATCAGGCTCAGGTCGGCGCGCACCCCCAGCAGGGTTTCCACCGCGTCGATCAGGATCGATTTGCCCGCCCCGGTCTCGCCCGAGAAGGTCACCAGGCCACTGCCCAGCTCCAGGGTCAGGTCTTCGATGATGGCAAAGTTTTGAATACGCAGTTCGGTCAGCATATTAGGAATTGATCTCAATGCCTGCCAAGCGATAGTAGGTGGTTGAGACCGCCAGCGAAAGATAGGCCAGCGGCCACAGCGCACTCAGGAAGGCGCCCAACCCTGCCCCGCCAAAGACATACGCCAGCGGCAGCAACACGAAAGGCGCCGCTCCCAGGCCCACCGCCAGGGCGGTCAACTGAAACAGCCGCGGCGAGCGGCGCCGCCCCGTGACGCGGCGCACCGCCGCGGCGATCAGGTTGCCCGCCAGCGGCGCCAGGAACAGGGTGAAGAAGCCGATACGCAGCGCAAGGTAGCCACCCAACGCCGAAAGCAGCGTGGCTACGAGGATGGCCAGTACATAATCGCGCGAGGTGCTGGTATCAAACACCTTTTGCTGGCCACGCACACACTCTCTGCAGCGGTAGCCAGTGGGAGTGTGGATGGCGCACTGGGCACAGATGTATTTCTCACACTGGTTGCAGCGCAGCCCAGTTTCACGCGTCGGGTGGTTGGCACAATAAGTTGCAGTCGTCATGCGGCAGCTCCTGCCGAAGGATTGGTGGCCATCAAAGATAACAGCCGTTGATAAAAATAGCTGGCCTCGCGGAAGCGCAGAAAATGCAGGCTGTGCTCACTGGCGCGCACGTCCACACAATCGCCGATCTGCATCGCCTCGGGCGCCTGGCCATCCACGCTCAGCACGGCTTCATCGCCGCGTTCCAGGCACACAGTAATGCTGGCGCCTTGATCCAACACCAGGGCGCGTTCCACGCTGAGGTGCGGCGCCACCGGCAACAGCAGCACATTGCGCAGCGTGGGCGGCAGGATCGGCCCGCCGGCGGCCAGGGCATAGGCCGTGGAGCCGGTGGGCGTGGCGATGATCACGCCGTCAGCCACATAGGTGGTCAGCGCAGTGCCATCCACGCTGGCGCTCAGGTGCACCGGGCGCACCACGCGGCCGCGGCCCACCATCGCTTCGTTGAGCGCTTCCCAGGTTCCCAGAACCGTTTCGCCGCGGCGCAACTGCACATGCAGCAGCATGCGTTTTTCCAGGCTGTATTCGCCGCTGGCCAAGCGTGGCAGGTAGTGCTGCCATTCCTGCGGGCCGAGCTCGATCAGGAAGCCGAAGTTGCCATAATTAATGCCCAGCAATGGAATGTTCAGCGGAGCGCACAGGTGCCCGGCGCGCAACATGGTGCCATCGCCGCCCAGCGCAACCACCAAATCAGTGCCCTGCTGCTGCAATTCGGCCTGGGTGGTAGCGCCCTGCAGCACGGCGCGGCTGGCTGGCAGCTGGTGCTGCTGCAAGAAAGCTACTACGTCGGCACACAACGCCATCGCTGCAGGGTTGGACGCGCTGGCCAGCACGGTGACATGATTGAACGCAGGCATGGGTACCATCTTTCTTAGTGTATCCGTTCAGTACAATCCTGGCGGTAACCGCAGGACTGGCAGCGCGCCGCCTGCTGGTGCGAACGGTGCACCTCCACCTGGCGCATGCTCTGGCGCATGGCGCTGAGCAGCTCGAGCACCTCGGCCTCCAACGCGGCGGTGAACTCCACCTGGAAGCTACGCTGCGGATAGCGCAAAATGCCATACGGTGGCCGGCGCTGCAAGCTGCGCGCCACCAGCAAGCAGTAGGCGGCCAATTGGTACACATGCGAAGGATAGGGCCTGGCCGGCGTGCGGCCACTTTTGACCTCTACCGGCACCAACCCGGCGGCGCTTTCCACTAAGTAATCCGGCCGCCCCACCAGCCCCAACGCCTCGTCAAACAAGGCCTGCTCCACACGGCGCTCTACTCCCGTGTCGGAGTACACCACCGCCCCGGCGGGCAAGCCCAAGCCGGCGCGCTGGCGCTGGCTCCAGCCCCACAGCAGCACAGCCAGCAAAAATAGAAGCGCGGCCCAGGCAGCGTACATATCTAGCCCGCCCACTGCCGCGCCAGCAGCAGCACGGCTGCCAGCAGCAAGGCCAGCGCCAGCCCGCGCTGCCAGGCCAGCGCCTGCCAGCGCCGCCCGTGGCGCAGATGCTGGCGGCTGCCCTCGAGCAGCTCGGCGATGTTTGCCTGCGGCACACCCTGGCGGCGCAACCACCAGGCCCGCTGGCAATAGATGTACTCGCCGATCTCAGAAGCTTTGATCCACTCGCGGCTGCTCATGCGTCGTTGAGCTTCTCCTCGAGCGAGTGCAGGCGCGCCTCCAGGCGTTGCTGGCGCAGGCTGATGGTCATGTCACCACGCGTGCGCTCCACCAGGCTGCGACAGATGTCCGTCAGGCGGCGCAACCCGCGCGTGACCGCATCGGGGTAATCCATCGTCACCAATACGGCGTAGATCTCATCCATTTCGCCGAGCAGGCGCTCGGCTTCCTCGGAATGGCCGTGACGCAGGATGTCCAGGCAGCGCCGGCGCAGTTCGCCCACCGCTTCGGAGAGGCCCTGCAAGTAGGTCGCCGATTCCACCTGTAGCTCCTGCGGGCTGGGCAGCGCGGCATTGTTCACCAGGGCGCGCACCAGATTGGCTTCAGCATATTCTTTGAGGGCATCCTGGGTGTAGCCGGCAAAATACAGATCGGGAAAGTTCTGCAAGCCGGCGCGCAGCGCCGCGGCCAGATCGGCCGCCGCCTGCAGCTCGGCGGCCGCGGCGTCGGGCTCGTCGCGGTGAATGGCGCGAATGGCTTGCGAGCAATGCCGGGTGAGCTGGCGGGTTTGCGCCAGGGCGGCATCGCGCGCTGCGGTTTGGGCTTCCAGGTCCGTGCGAATGCTGTCTGCGATCATGGCAAGGCGCGGCGCGCTCATGTCTCCGGCTCCTCGGGAGTGTGCAGCGCGCCGAACAGATCGTCGGCCAGGCTCTTGCCTTCGGGCAGCTTCACTTCCCCAAATTGGCTTTCATAGCGGGCCAGGTTCTCCTGCAAGGCGCGCTGCAGCAGCTTGGCGCTGAGCGGCGACATGAGCACGCGACCTTTGATGAACACATCCAGTTCGCCGGGCAGCCGCCGGCCGAAATCGAAGACGAATTCGGCCGGCGAATGCGCCACGCGCACCACATTGCTGTACAAGGCATCTACGCCCGGTGCGATCACCAGGCGTGGGCGCCGCGGCGGGGTGGGATCGGTAGGCTGGGCCATGGCTGCCTAGAAGGGGATCTCGTCCTCGCTGCCGCCCAGCATGCCATCCGGCTCCGCCGGTACGCCGCCGTAGTCGCCGCCGCCAGCGCCCATATCGCCACCGCCGCCGCGCCCGCCGAGGAAGACGACGCGTTCAGCGGTGACCTCATACGAGGCGGCCGGGGTGCCATCCTGGCGCGTCCACACCCGCGGGCCACCGCTGGCTTTATCCGGGGTCATGCGCCCCTCGATCATTACCTGGCTGCCGGTCTTCAGGTATTGGTTGCAGATCTCCGCCTGGCGCCCCCACGCCGAGATGCGGAACCACACCGTTTCTTTGATCTTCTCGCCATTTGAGCCGGTGTACTGGCGATTGCTGGCTACGTTAAAGTTGGTGACCGCCTGGCCCCCGGGGGTATAGCGCATCTCAGGGTCACGCCCCAAATTGCCGACGATGGTGATCTTGTGATAAGACATGTTTTTCTCCTGTTCCCAAAATAGGTACGCAAAATAGAGTTAACAAAACTCAAGGGTTTTAGCTATTCAGTTAAGTCGTTGGTGGGGCTCCTTTTCGGATGAGCGTTTGAGTACGTTTCCCAGGCTGATTACCCGGTGCTAAATAAAATTCACTCACCGACACTTAAATTATAGACCATCTGTGCGAAACAAGTCAACAGGGGGCTAAAACGCCTCCAGTGTGCCGCGCCGCTTGGCAAACGCTTCAAACCAGCGGAACATGAGGTAACCCAGCGCAACATAAACGAAGCCAAACAACAGCTCCCCGGCCAGCAAGTGGCTGACCTCAGCCAGGCTGGCCCCGCCCACGATCTGGCGCGCCGCGGCAATGCCGCGGGTCAGCGGCAGCGCCTGGCCGATCGCCTGCGCCCAGGCGGGCAACAGCGCGGTTTGCACATTGGCGCCCGAGAACAACAGCAGCAGGAAGAACACCGTGTTGTTGACGAACATTACATTCAAAGTCACCAGGCTAAGGCAGCCGCACAGCAGCCCCAGGCCGCAGGTACTGAAGGTGGTGATCACGATCACCAGCGCCAGCGCGCCCAGGTTGGCCTGCGAGAGATCCAGCCCCAGCAGCACCACGCCCCAGAAGAAGCCCAGCACTACGCCGAAGGCACCGTCAATGATGTGCATAAAGGCGCGCCCGAAAAAGACGGTCAGGCGATTGGCCGGCGAGCCAAACAGATACAGCAAAGTACCGTCCCGCCGGTCACCGCCGATGCTCATGGTGACGCCGTAAATGCCGCTGCTCGCGGCGATCTGGAGCGCATTGCCAACAATATAGAAGCTGGCCTCGCTGCCATTGCTGGCGTACTTGCCCAGGAATACAAAAAAGAGCATATAGCTGAGCGGGCTGACCACCTTGGAGGCCAGGTAGGTCATCGGGCGGAGCCAACGGAACAGCGCCACATACGAGAGCAGCGCACCCTCAAAGAAGAGACGGAAGTTGTTGCGCAGTGTGCGTAGGCTCATTGCATTCCCAGCGTGCCTTCAACGCGCGCCTTGTAGAGTACATAGCGAAACAGCCAGCGGCTGCCCAGTAGATACAGCGCGCTGAAGCCCAGCATCATGCCCCAGCACAGCAGCATTTCCTGCGGGGTGGCGCTGCCGGCGGCGCTGGCCTGCAAGGCGCGCCCGGCCCAATACGGAGTCAGCAGCCAGCTCAATGGCGTGGTCCAGCCTGGCAACAGCGCGATCGGAAACAAAAAGCCACACAAGATGTACACCGGGAACTCCAGCCCGTTCTGCCAGTGCTGCACCGCCGGGCTGATGATGAACAGCGAGGCGATGATCAGCCCAAAACAGATGAAAGCCACCACCGTTACCACCAGGCTGGCGATAAAAAGGCCGGGTTGGGCAATGCGCACATCCAACTGGAACAGCCAGGCCACCAGCGTGTAGCTCACCACCATGGAGAGCAGCGATTGCAGCACGCTGGCCAGATTCTTGCCGAAGACGATGACCTGCAGCGGGATCGGCACGGCCACCAAATTCTCCAGCGTACCGGTCCAACGCTCGCCGGTGATGCTATTGCCGCATACGAACAGCAGGCTGCTCCACAGGCCGGTCATGCCGCTGCCCACCACCACGAACATCGCCTGGTCGCCGCCGCGCGCTTGCAGCATCCACAACGCCAACAGGGCGATGATCATCGGCTGCACCAGCACAGTGAAGATCACGAACGCATCCACAAAAACCTGCTTGATGGTGATCTCACCGCTCAGCGCGGCCGCATGCCAGTATTGGCGCAACTTAGTCAGTGACACGCGTGTCTCCCACCAGGCGCACATAAGCATCTTCCAGGGTCGGCTCGCGCGAGGTCACCCGCCCGATGCGCTGGCCTTCCAGCATATGCATCAGATCCGGGATGGCTTCGGCGCCACGCTGGGTATGGATGGAGAGCAGTTGCGTCTGCTCGTAATCCTTGATCGAAACGTTATCCACAAAGGCTGCGGCGCGCAGGCGCGCCACGATCTCCTCGGCAATGCCGAAGCCTTCGATTTCGATCACCGATAGGTCTTGCACCAGGGTCTTGAGCTTGGCGGGCGTATCCAGCGCGACGATGCGGCCCTTGTTGACCACGGCGATGCGCTGGCACAGCGCATCCGCCTCAAACATGTAGTGCGTGGTGAGCAGGATCGTCTTCTTCTGCGCCTGTAGGTTGCGCACCACCTGGCGCAGATCGCGCGCCCCCACCGGGTCAAGCCCGATGGTGGGCTCATCCAGGAAGAGGATGTTGGGGTCATGGATCAAGGCGCGGGCGATGTGCAAGCGCTGCTTCATGCCGCGCGAGTAACCTTCCACTTTCTCGTGCGCCCGTTCGCGCAGGCTGACCATTTCGAGCAGTTCAGGAATACGGCGAGCGGCCACGTCCGGATCCACGCCGTACAAGCTGGCAAAGTAGCGCAAATTATCCCAGGCAGACAGGCGCCAATACAGGCCGCGCTCCCCACCGAAAATGAAGCCGATGCGGCTGCGAATGGCTTCGGCCTGGCGCACCACATCGTAGCCGCCCACGCGCGCCTCGCCGCCACTGGGGGCCAGCAGCGTAGTGAGCATCTTGGTGGTGGTGGTCTTGCCGGCGCCATTGGGGCCCAGCAAGCCGAACAGCTCGCCTTCCTCAACGGCAAAAGAAACATCTTCCACCGCCACCACTTCTTTCACCTGGCGGCGGAAGTGCCCCACGTGGGTCTTGTAGACCCGGCGCAAATGGCTAACTTCGATCGCGTTCACTACAGCTCCTACATTGCCATGGCGGCGGGCTAACGCTCCACCTGCCACACCTTCAGATCCGAGAACCCCACCGAGATGTCGCTTTCGCTGGCGGCGTGTACAAAGGCGCCCAGTGTGCCGCGATACAAGAGCGAATCGGTCACGCTGAACAGATAAAAATCATTGACGAAGAAATGCATCTGCCCGCCGGCCGCCCACACCCCCAGCCGGGTAGTGCTGGGCGCCAGGGAGGGCACGGCCCCGCTGCTCAGCCAGTCGGCCTGGCGGCTCAGGGCGCCGTTGTAAAAACGATCCACCTTGGCACGGCCATCGCACGAGAGCGAAAAGCGGAAATGGTTGCCGTCCTGGGCGCGTAGCACCAGGCCGTATTCATCCTCAGCGTGGCAATAGCTGGTGGTGGCGGTCAACTCTGCATAGAAATCGCGAAACACCGGCTCGCTGCGCGTGCTCACCAGGTAACTGTGCGCGCTCTTCAGCACCAGGGTCAAGCGCCCATTGGCGATCTGCGCACTGGCGCTGGCCGAACGGCTGGTGCTCCATAGGCTCGCATCGCTAAAATCATCCGCCAGCAGCAGCTCCGTGACGCCGGGGCGCATATCCGGCGTGGGGCTCAATACCGCCGTGGGGAACGGCGAGGGCGTGGGCGTCGGCGGGAACCACACCGGCGTTTCGCTGGCGGTGGCCGTGGGCAGCAAGGCCTCGGTGGGCAGCTCCTGCGCGGCGAGCGGCACAAAGCAGGCAGACAGTAAGACGCTGCCCATCAGCAACGTCAAAAAAGAACGGCGCAAGATCACGGCGTTATTATAGCCAGCGCCCCCAGCCAGGGAGTAGAATCAGCCCCTATGCGCATCCTCGTTCGCTCTAAGATCCACAATGCCACGGTCACCGAAGCCAATCTGGCGTACATCGGCAGTATTACGATTGACGAAGAATTGGTGGAACGCGCCGGGCTGTGGCCGGGCGAAAAAGTGCTGGTGGTCAGCAATACCAGCGGGCAGCGCCTGGAAACCTATGTGATCGTCGGCCCGCGCGGCAGCGGCACGATCACGATGAACGGCGCCGCCGCCCACCTGGTGAAAGCCGGCGAGCAAATCATCATCATGGCTTTCGAGATCAGCGCCGAGCCGGTGGAAGCCACCTTCATCCTGGTGGACGAGAACAACAAGTTCGTGCGCTACTTGTGAGCGCGGCGCGGCTTGCGCTCCAGCAAGCGGTGCCCTTCCTGCAGTAAGCGCTGCAGCTCATCCCAATCCGTACCTTCATCCAGATACGCACCGATCCAGCCCTGGCTGCCCTGATAGGGTGGCACAAAATAGCGCTGCGGCGCGGCCTGCACCAACAGGTCGCGTTCGGCCGCTTCGGCCTTGATCCACAGCGCGTTGCGCCCGGCTCCATGATGGTTGGCGGCACTGGCGAACATGGCATACATGCGCCCGCCGCGCCGCCAGGTGGGCTCGCCCCAGGCAGCCTGCTCTACACTCCCTGGCAGCGCGGCGCACAGCCGGCGCACCCGCGCCAGGGCGCGCGGGGTGGCCGCAGGTGGCTTCATGCGGCCTGATAGCGTTGGCGAATGGCCGGCACGAGATATTCGTCAAAACAGCGCGCCTGGTCCAACTCGGGCGCCCAACCCCAATCGGCGCGCGCGGCGGCATCCTGCATGTCCATCGGCCAGGCATCCACGATGCCCTGGCGCTGGGCATGCGGCGCAAAGGTGATTTGCGCCGCCGGAAAGGCGGCCAGCACCTGCTGGCGGAAGGCTTCGGCGGAGAGGCTGAAACTGGTGACGTTATAGGCGTGCCGGGTTAGGGCGGCACGCGGCGCGGCGGCCAACTGCAACAGGGCGCGCACGCCATCCGGCATGGCCATAAAGGGGATTGTGGCATCTGGGCGCACAAAGCAGGCATACGCCTGGCCCTGGGCGGCGGCGTGCAACATCTCCGGCCCGTAATCGCTGGTGCCGCCGGTGGGCAACGTGAAGGCGCTGATCAAGCCGGGAAAGCGCAACGCGCGGAAATCCACGCGCACCGGGGGCTGCTCATCCAACTGGCGATAGTTCTCGGCGTAGTAGCTGCCCAACAGTTCCACCGCCAGCTTATTGGCCCCGTACATCGTGGTGGGGTGCAGGTGCTCTTCTTCGGCCAGCGCACCGGCGGCGTGCTTGGCCTCCAGGCTGGGCAAGCCGTAGACCGCCATCGAACTGGGGAAGAGAAATTTCACCGCCTCGCCGTGCGCCGCCGATTGCGCCGCGGCCAGCTCCAACAGCAAAACGCTGGCCTCCACGTTCACTTCGTGGGCCAGCGCTGGGGAGTGCTCTGCTCGGGTGGAAAGCAGGGCGGCCAGATGGAAAATAGTATCGAGGTGGTGCTCGGCCGCAATCTGCTCCAGCACCGCCGGGTCAGCCACGCTGCCGCGCACATGCGTAGTCAGCGCGGCCAGCTCGGCCGGCATCGGCGCCAAATCCAGGGTGAGCAGCCGGTGCGTGCCAGCCGCGGCCAGGGCGCGCACCAGCGCCTGGCCAATTTCGCCGGCCGCGCCGGTGATCAAGATCGTCTTTTTCTGCATCGCAACCTAGCGTTTTCGCTGAGCGGCAGGTGCCGCACGCTGCGTATTATAAAAGGCTGCACCACGCTCCCCACCAAATCTGGCTTCAAGGCGCTTGACGCAGAACGCTTGTTCATGTTATTCTGTATTAGCACAAATGACCTACAAAGCGAGTCAAGTGCTGGGAGTACGCAAATGATGATGGCCAAGAGACGCAAAGGTTTGAGCGAACGCCACAAGAAGATCCTGGATCTGCTGGAACGCTACCAGGATGAAAATGGCTACCCGCCCTCCATCCGCGAGATCGGCAAGCAGACCGGCATCTCCTCCACCTCGGTGGTCAACTACTACCTCAACCAGCTCGAAGAAGAAGGCTACATCGAGCGCGATCGCAAGATCTCGCGCGGCGTGCGCCTGGTGAAGGGCATCAGCTCTGCCGCCACTGCGGTGCGCGAAGCCATCGAAGATCTGATCAAAGTGCCGGTGGTTGGCCGCATCGTGGCCGGTGCGCCCATGCCGGTGCCCGGCTCTGACTTCGCCTATTACGATCAGGATAGCGGCGTTGAGATCGCCCGCAGCCTGCTCGGCCCCGGCGACAAAGAAGAAGACCTCTTCGCCCTTGAAGTGCAGGGTGACTCGATGGTCGATGCCATGGTCAATGATGGTGACATCGTGGTAATGAAAAAGGCCCAGGATGCACGCAACGGCGAAATGGTGGCCGTGTGGCTCACCGATCGCGACGAGACCACCTTGAAATACTTCTACAAAGAGAACGGTGGCATTCGCTTGCAGCCCGCCAACCCCACCATGCAGCCGATCTTTGTGGATAACCCGCGCGCCGTACAAGTGCAGGGCAAAGTGGTCATGGTCATCCGCCAGATGGCCGCCCCCAACTAACCTACTCCTGCACCCAACCCTACTAACCCGAAAGCCCGCCATCCGCGGGCTTTTGTTATCTCGCCAACCCTCGCGCCGGCCGCAAACTGGCCCAGCAGTTTTGCTGCATACGCTTAGAATATGGCGCATGTCCAGCCCACGCGAACGTATCCTGGTGACGCTGCTGCGCGAGATCGCCGCGGAACAAGGCTATCGCTTCACTAGCTTCTCGCAAGATTGGATCCTGCGCCTGGCGCGCCAGGGCCAGGCGCGCCACGTGTTCGGCTTCAACTTTGAGATCAACTCGGCCACCGCGCTCTCGCTGGCCGGCGACAAGGCGGCCGTGGCCGCCCTGCTCGCCGATCAAGGCGTGGCGCACATCGAGCATCGCTTTTTCCTCAACCCCAGCCGGGCCGCCTATGTGCCCGATCACGGGCATTGGCCGGCCATCCTCGCCTACGCCGAAGCGCAGCACTACCAACTGGTGGCCAAGCCCAACGACGGCACCGGCGGGCTGGGCGTGACGCATGTGCAAACCCAGGCGCAATTGGAACGCGCCGTGCAAACCATCTTCCAGCGCGGCCAATCGCTCAGCCTGTCACCCTTCTATCCCATTGATAACGAATTCCGCCTGGTGATGCTGGATGCCGAATGCCAACTGGCCTATAGCAAGCAACGCCCCGCGCTGCATGGCGATGGCCATAGCCACCTGCGCAGCTTGCTGGCGGCCGCCCTGCTCTCCGGGCAGATCAGCCAGGCCCAGGCCAGCGAGGCGCTGGAGCAGCACCAGGGCCAACTGGAGCGCGTGCTGGCCGCTGGCGAGTCGCTCACGATCAGCTGGAAGCACAACCTGGGTGCCGGGGCCACCCCGCGCCCATTGGCCGCCGGGCCGCAGTTGGCCGCGTTGGCGCGCCTGGCCCAGGCCGCCGCCCAGGCGATCAACATTCGCTTTGCCTCGGTCGATATTGTTGAGGTCAGCGGCGAGCTGCGCGTGCTGGAAGTGAATTCGGGCATCATGATGGAGCACTTCGCCCGCCACCGCCCCGAGAACCGCGCCCTAGCCAAGGCGATCTATGCGCGGGCGGTGGAAAAGATGTTTGCCCCGCACTGATAAAATCGGTGCGTGCCCCCGCGTCTCACCATTCCGCGTAGCAAGCGCCTGCTCGATCTGGCCCTGGCCATATTCGGCGGCATCCTGCTGCTGCCGCTGATCCTGCTGCTGGCGCTGCTGGTGCGCCTGTTCCTCGGCCACCCGGTACTCTTCCGCCAGCCGCGCCCGGGCATCGGCGGCCTGCCCTTCACGCTCTACAAGTTTCGCACGATGCGCGAGGCCAGCGGCCCCGACGGGCAACCGCTGCCCGATGCCCAGCGCCTCACCGGCTTTGGGCGCCTGCTGCGCGCCACCAGCCTGGATGAGCTGCCCGAGCTGTGGAACGTGCTGCGCGGCGAAATGAGCCTGGTGGGGCCGCGCCCCTTGCTGATGCGCTACCTCGATCGCTACACCCCGCAGCAGTTCCGCCGCCACCTCACCTTGCCGGGCATCACCGGCTGGGCGCAGATCAACGGGCGCAACAATGTTTCCTGGGAAGATAAGTTCGCCCTGGATGTTTGGTATGTAGACCATTGGTCCTTGTGGCTGGATATAAAGATCCTGCTGCTTACCCCGTTCAAAGTGCTGCGCCGCGAAGGTATCAACCAGCCCGGCAACGCCACCGCCATGGAGTTCATGGGCAGCTCCGCCGCCGAAAAGCACCCGCCGTTATAATGCGCGCCATGCCTACCCACGCCGCGCTGTACCGGCAGCTCTACACCATTCGCCGTTTTGAAGAAACATTGTTGGAAGCCTTCCCCAGCGGCGCATTCTACGGCACTACCCATACCTACATCGGGCAGGAGGCCAACGCCGTGGGCGTATTAGCCCACCTGCAGCCCGGCGATATCGTCTTCAGCAATCACCGCTGCCACGGCCACTTCCTCGCCTATGGCGGCGAGCCCCACGGCTTGTTTGCCGAGCTAATGGGCAAGGCCACCGGGGTGTGCGCCGGCCTGGGCGGCTCGCAGCACCTGCATTGGAAGGATTTCTATTCCAACGGAGTGCTGGGCAGCACCGCGCCGATTGCGGTGGGCACTGCCCTGGCCGAAAAAGAAAAGGGCAGCCCGGCGATCTGTGTCCTCTTCCTGGGCGATGGCGCCATGGGCGAAGGCGTAGTCTACGAGAGCCTCAACCTGGCGGCGCTGTGGGGTGCGCCGGTCTTGTTCGTGGTGGAGAACAATCACATCGCCCAAACTACGCCCACTGAGCTGGCGCTGGCCGGCAGCCTGGCAGCACGCTTTGCCGCCTTTGGTATCCCGGTCAACGAGCTGGATAGCAACGATGTCGATGTGATCTATGCCGCCGCCGCCAGCGAATTTGCCGCATTGCGGCACACTGCTGCCCCGCGGGCGTTGATCCTCAACACCACGCGCTTCGGGCCGCATTCCAAAGGTGACGATACGCGCGATCCGGCGCTGGTGGCCAGTTGGCGCGCCACGCGTGACCCGCTGACCCTGCAAGCGGCGCGCCTGGAGCCCGCCGCCCGCCAGGCACTCGAAAGCGCCGTCGATGCGGAGATCGCGCGTGCCTATGCCCAGGCCGAAGCCGACCCGTTACCTAGCCTCCCCGCGCTCACACAGGCAGGCCGCCAATGATCTGCCAGGCGCAGCATTCACGCTTTACGGGCATGCGGCGATGACTAGCGTACTCGAAGCGCTTACCCGCGGCTTGCATGCCGCCTTTGCCCAGGATGGGCGCGTCTACCTGATCGGCGAAGATCTGCTCGATCCCTATGGGGGCGCGTTCAAGGTCAGCCGCGGGCTTTCCAGCCAATACCCCGGGCGCGTGTGGAGCAGCCCAGTCTCTGAGGCCGCCATCACCGGCGTGGCCGCCGGTATGGCGCTGCGCGGTCTGCGCCCCGTGGTGGAGCTGATGTTCGGTGATTTCAGTACGCTAATAGCCGACCAACTGATCAACAGCATCACCAAGTTCCCGGCCATGTTCAACGGCACGGTGCGCGTGCCGATCGTCATCCGCAC
The DNA window shown above is from Anaerolineales bacterium and carries:
- a CDS encoding thiamine pyrophosphate-dependent dehydrogenase E1 component subunit alpha yields the protein MPTHAALYRQLYTIRRFEETLLEAFPSGAFYGTTHTYIGQEANAVGVLAHLQPGDIVFSNHRCHGHFLAYGGEPHGLFAELMGKATGVCAGLGGSQHLHWKDFYSNGVLGSTAPIAVGTALAEKEKGSPAICVLFLGDGAMGEGVVYESLNLAALWGAPVLFVVENNHIAQTTPTELALAGSLAARFAAFGIPVNELDSNDVDVIYAAAASEFAALRHTAAPRALILNTTRFGPHSKGDDTRDPALVASWRATRDPLTLQAARLEPAARQALESAVDAEIARAYAQAEADPLPSLPALTQAGRQ
- a CDS encoding NAD-dependent epimerase/dehydratase family protein, which gives rise to MQKKTILITGAAGEIGQALVRALAAAGTHRLLTLDLAPMPAELAALTTHVRGSVADPAVLEQIAAEHHLDTIFHLAALLSTRAEHSPALAHEVNVEASVLLLELAAAQSAAHGEAVKFLFPSSMAVYGLPSLEAKHAAGALAEEEHLHPTTMYGANKLAVELLGSYYAENYRQLDEQPPVRVDFRALRFPGLISAFTLPTGGTSDYGPEMLHAAAQGQAYACFVRPDATIPFMAMPDGVRALLQLAAAPRAALTRHAYNVTSFSLSAEAFRQQVLAAFPAAQITFAPHAQRQGIVDAWPMDMQDAAARADWGWAPELDQARCFDEYLVPAIRQRYQAA
- a CDS encoding sugar transferase translates to MPRSKRLLDLALAIFGGILLLPLILLLALLVRLFLGHPVLFRQPRPGIGGLPFTLYKFRTMREASGPDGQPLPDAQRLTGFGRLLRATSLDELPELWNVLRGEMSLVGPRPLLMRYLDRYTPQQFRRHLTLPGITGWAQINGRNNVSWEDKFALDVWYVDHWSLWLDIKILLLTPFKVLRREGINQPGNATAMEFMGSSAAEKHPPL
- the lexA gene encoding transcriptional repressor LexA codes for the protein MMAKRRKGLSERHKKILDLLERYQDENGYPPSIREIGKQTGISSTSVVNYYLNQLEEEGYIERDRKISRGVRLVKGISSAATAVREAIEDLIKVPVVGRIVAGAPMPVPGSDFAYYDQDSGVEIARSLLGPGDKEEDLFALEVQGDSMVDAMVNDGDIVVMKKAQDARNGEMVAVWLTDRDETTLKYFYKENGGIRLQPANPTMQPIFVDNPRAVQVQGKVVMVIRQMAAPN